In Corynebacterium aquatimens, one genomic interval encodes:
- a CDS encoding shikimate dehydrogenase: MTEPLHRAAVLGDPIEHSLSPVLHTAGYEAAGLDSWAYTRIRCTADELPRIVGTSDASFAGFSVTMPGKFAALDFADESTDRARAIGSANTLTRIDGGWRADNTDCEGITGALGELVGDTPITRAIVVGAGGTARPALWALARAGAKTVTVVNRSDRSAEIAPLLEPHGVEFRFVALNEDVTELAMAADVIVSTVPSAGLDADKIKQLGHAPVLDVIYDPWPTPLATRAASNGYLTVGGLSMLAHQSFSQFEQFTGHPAPRAAMRSALFNHFGLADVQS, translated from the coding sequence ATGACTGAACCACTGCACCGGGCCGCTGTTCTCGGCGATCCCATTGAGCACTCACTGTCACCGGTCCTTCACACCGCCGGCTATGAAGCTGCCGGCTTAGACAGTTGGGCCTACACCCGGATCCGTTGCACTGCTGATGAGCTTCCGCGCATCGTTGGCACCTCCGACGCCTCCTTCGCGGGGTTCTCAGTCACCATGCCCGGCAAATTCGCGGCGCTTGACTTCGCCGATGAATCCACCGATCGTGCGCGCGCTATCGGCTCAGCCAACACGCTCACGCGTATCGACGGCGGGTGGCGCGCCGACAACACCGATTGCGAGGGCATCACCGGCGCCCTCGGTGAACTGGTCGGGGACACCCCGATCACCCGCGCCATCGTCGTCGGTGCTGGCGGCACTGCCCGTCCCGCGTTGTGGGCCTTGGCTCGCGCCGGCGCGAAGACCGTTACCGTGGTGAACAGATCCGACCGCTCCGCGGAGATCGCCCCACTCCTTGAGCCACACGGGGTTGAATTCCGCTTCGTCGCTCTCAACGAGGACGTCACGGAACTGGCCATGGCTGCCGACGTAATCGTCTCCACTGTGCCCTCCGCGGGCCTAGACGCCGACAAGATCAAGCAACTCGGCCACGCCCCAGTCCTAGACGTGATCTACGACCCCTGGCCAACGCCACTAGCAACCAGAGCAGCCTCCAACGGCTACCTCACCGTCGGCGGGCTGTCTATGCTCGCGCACCAATCCTTCAGCCAGTTCGAGCAGTTCACCGGCCATCCTGCCCCACGCGCCGCCATGCGTTCCGCGCTGTTCAATCACTTCGGACTGGCCGACGTCCAGAGCTAG
- the mltG gene encoding endolytic transglycosylase MltG, which translates to MSPARNSRGRTRGLAIVIVSILLVIGAIVYIALARSLGGGGSDYNGAGNGEEQIVEIPQGATLSSMGPQLEELGVVKTSKAFQGAAMANPDADSIQPGFYRLQKKMSATSAVEAFLDDDNKVDLLKVAGGLTLNDVKVVGGETRYGIISNISRVTCGEDGAQPGCITVQQIEDVAANTDPAELGVPEWAIKPVKDNKGDPRRLEGLIAPGEYVINPNGDAKSILKDLISRSAEKYNSTDITGRAKAIGLSPYELLIAASLVEREAPAGEFDKVARVILNRLKEPMRLQFDSTVNYDLDEVEVATGDSARKRETKWNTYAMDGLPTTPIASPSEEAIKAMENPADGAWLFFVTVDQDGTTIYSNTLEEHDDAVQKAYESGILDSKR; encoded by the coding sequence GTGAGTCCGGCTAGAAATTCACGCGGCCGAACGCGAGGCCTAGCGATAGTCATCGTTTCGATTCTTTTAGTGATTGGAGCGATTGTCTACATCGCGCTGGCACGGTCCCTCGGTGGGGGCGGCAGTGATTACAACGGTGCCGGCAACGGTGAAGAGCAGATCGTGGAAATCCCGCAGGGCGCCACGCTGTCTTCCATGGGCCCTCAGTTGGAGGAACTCGGCGTGGTGAAAACGTCGAAGGCATTCCAAGGCGCGGCGATGGCCAACCCGGACGCCGATAGCATTCAGCCAGGGTTCTATCGCCTTCAGAAAAAGATGAGCGCCACGTCCGCCGTCGAAGCGTTCTTGGATGATGACAACAAGGTGGACTTGCTCAAGGTCGCTGGTGGATTGACTCTCAACGACGTCAAGGTCGTGGGCGGGGAGACCCGTTACGGCATCATCTCAAACATCTCACGCGTGACGTGTGGGGAAGACGGCGCGCAGCCGGGCTGCATCACAGTCCAACAGATCGAAGATGTTGCCGCCAACACTGATCCCGCGGAGCTTGGCGTGCCGGAGTGGGCGATCAAACCCGTCAAGGACAACAAGGGCGATCCCCGCCGCCTCGAGGGCTTGATCGCCCCGGGCGAGTACGTGATTAACCCGAACGGCGACGCCAAGTCGATCTTGAAGGACCTGATTAGTCGTTCCGCGGAGAAGTACAACTCCACCGACATCACTGGGCGCGCCAAGGCAATTGGTCTGAGCCCGTATGAGCTTCTCATCGCTGCATCCCTCGTGGAACGTGAAGCCCCCGCCGGCGAGTTTGACAAGGTCGCCCGCGTGATCCTCAACCGCCTGAAAGAGCCGATGCGCCTGCAGTTCGACTCCACGGTCAACTACGACTTGGATGAGGTTGAGGTGGCCACCGGCGACAGCGCCCGCAAGCGTGAGACCAAGTGGAACACGTACGCAATGGACGGCCTGCCGACTACCCCGATCGCATCCCCGTCGGAGGAAGCGATCAAGGCGATGGAGAACCCCGCGGACGGCGCATGGCTGTTCTTCGTCACCGTGGACCAGGACGGTACAACGATCTACAGCAACACGCTGGAAGAGCACGACGACGCGGTGCAAAAAGCCTATGAGTCCGGAATCTTGGATTCCAAGCGCTAG
- the ruvX gene encoding Holliday junction resolvase RuvX has protein sequence MVLTPDTPGVNDPGPGRRLGIDVGTVRIGVAASDRDAKLAMPVETVERVTGFKGRDGADIDRLVAIAEEYQAVEVVVGLPRNLKGEGSASVRHAREIGFRILRRTDLPVRYADERLTTVAATNALRASGVSEKAGRRIIDQAAAVEILQSWLDGRAAALERSSET, from the coding sequence ATGGTGTTGACTCCCGACACCCCTGGGGTGAATGACCCTGGACCCGGCCGGCGTCTCGGCATTGACGTTGGGACCGTGCGGATCGGCGTGGCGGCGTCGGACAGGGACGCGAAGTTGGCCATGCCGGTTGAGACAGTAGAGCGCGTGACCGGCTTCAAAGGCCGCGACGGCGCCGATATTGATCGTCTGGTTGCTATCGCCGAGGAATACCAAGCGGTGGAAGTCGTTGTGGGACTTCCGCGCAATCTGAAGGGCGAAGGCTCAGCGAGCGTGAGACACGCAAGAGAAATCGGTTTTCGCATTTTACGGCGCACAGACCTGCCCGTCCGCTACGCTGATGAACGTTTAACTACGGTCGCTGCGACCAACGCTTTGCGAGCCTCCGGCGTTTCCGAAAAGGCAGGACGTAGAATAATTGACCAAGCTGCGGCGGTGGAGATCCTCCAGTCTTGGTTGGATGGTCGCGCCGCCGCTCTGGAACGTTCCAGTGAAACATAA
- a CDS encoding prepilin peptidase, with product MKFLWLALAAVWSVVLAWWDQRHLRLPDWLTLPAVVLAFGLCCFYPSGWWGLVWPGLYLLVAMVMGGRSGDANAGAIPIGGGDIKLAVPLGVGVSLCGGVIAVLGAIVCANVITVVAGITSGKRYGNGMPHGPAMVGAAWLIGVVSGGLFGAVMGPG from the coding sequence ATGAAATTTTTGTGGTTGGCGCTTGCGGCCGTGTGGTCGGTGGTGCTCGCGTGGTGGGATCAGCGCCATTTGCGTTTGCCGGATTGGCTCACGCTTCCGGCTGTAGTGCTTGCGTTTGGGTTGTGCTGTTTCTACCCGTCCGGGTGGTGGGGGCTGGTGTGGCCGGGGTTGTATCTGCTGGTAGCAATGGTCATGGGTGGGCGATCGGGTGACGCGAATGCTGGGGCGATTCCGATCGGCGGTGGGGACATCAAGCTCGCTGTGCCGTTGGGGGTTGGGGTGTCGTTGTGCGGGGGAGTTATTGCAGTGTTGGGGGCGATAGTCTGCGCGAATGTGATCACGGTGGTTGCGGGAATCACCAGCGGGAAGCGGTACGGTAACGGTATGCCGCATGGCCCGGCGATGGTGGGTGCCGCGTGGTTGATCGGGGTGGTGTCTGGTGGACTGTTCGGGGCGGTGATGGGGCCGGGGTAA